Proteins from a single region of Granulicella tundricola MP5ACTX9:
- a CDS encoding amidohydrolase family protein, whose amino-acid sequence MRKSLLLMLVCHAALSSAQRTNSSPISTKYLYGKNSQIKVFQHVRVIDGTGGAVLQDQTLIVDGTKIKSMGHDAAVPAGAEVFDLSGYTVLPGLVGMHDHLYYLQRPNVDANGSEGPTLLPQMTFSAPRMYLANGVTTIRTAGSVEPYADINTRHLIEVGTLIGPHVEPTAPYLQGPSDLFMQMHSLKGPEDAKNFVNFWADSGSTNFKAYMHITRAELGAAIEAAHARHLKVTGHLCSVTYPEAAELGIDNLEHGFFVNTQLDPGKEPDQCSRETGNATLAKMTPDSPEAAALIKLLVAHHVAITSTLPVFEANLAGKPTLRPKALATLSPQALEAYLYGRNRRNTMPESAATQRGAANYKNDVGLEHKFVEAGGFLMAGLDPTGNGATLPGFGDQHEVELLVTDVGFTAAEAVKIATLNGAIYLGQQDRIGSVVAGKDADLMIVKGDPSTQITDIENVEIVLKDGMAYDSNKLLDSVKGRYGQY is encoded by the coding sequence ATGCGAAAGTCTCTTCTTCTTATGCTGGTTTGCCATGCCGCGCTTTCGAGCGCGCAGCGGACAAACTCAAGCCCGATCAGCACGAAGTATCTCTACGGTAAGAACTCGCAGATCAAGGTGTTTCAGCATGTGCGGGTGATCGACGGCACGGGCGGGGCGGTGCTGCAGGATCAGACGTTGATCGTTGATGGGACAAAGATCAAGAGCATGGGTCATGATGCGGCTGTGCCTGCGGGTGCGGAGGTGTTCGATCTGAGCGGGTACACGGTGCTTCCTGGACTGGTGGGGATGCACGATCATCTTTACTATCTTCAGCGGCCTAATGTGGATGCGAATGGATCTGAAGGGCCGACGCTGCTGCCGCAGATGACGTTCTCCGCTCCGCGGATGTACCTGGCGAATGGCGTTACGACGATTCGGACAGCGGGGTCGGTTGAGCCTTATGCGGATATCAATACGCGGCACTTGATCGAGGTGGGGACCTTGATAGGGCCGCATGTGGAGCCTACGGCTCCTTATCTGCAAGGGCCGAGCGATCTGTTCATGCAGATGCACTCTTTGAAGGGGCCTGAGGATGCGAAGAACTTTGTGAACTTCTGGGCGGACTCAGGCTCGACGAACTTCAAGGCTTACATGCACATTACGCGTGCGGAGCTGGGGGCGGCGATCGAGGCTGCCCATGCGCGGCACTTGAAGGTGACGGGGCACCTGTGTTCTGTGACGTATCCGGAGGCGGCTGAACTTGGCATCGACAATTTGGAGCATGGGTTCTTTGTGAACACGCAGCTCGATCCGGGTAAGGAGCCGGATCAGTGCTCGCGTGAGACGGGGAATGCGACGCTTGCGAAGATGACGCCGGATAGTCCGGAGGCTGCGGCTTTGATCAAGCTGCTGGTGGCGCATCATGTCGCGATTACGAGTACGCTGCCGGTGTTTGAGGCGAACCTTGCGGGCAAGCCTACGCTAAGGCCGAAGGCTCTGGCGACTTTGTCTCCGCAGGCGCTGGAGGCTTATCTGTATGGGCGCAACAGGCGCAATACGATGCCGGAGTCTGCTGCGACACAGCGAGGGGCGGCTAACTACAAGAACGATGTGGGACTGGAGCACAAGTTTGTGGAGGCCGGCGGGTTTCTGATGGCGGGGCTGGACCCTACGGGGAACGGCGCTACGTTGCCCGGCTTTGGCGATCAGCATGAGGTGGAGTTGCTGGTGACGGATGTGGGTTTCACTGCGGCTGAAGCGGTCAAGATTGCGACGTTGAATGGGGCGATCTATCTGGGGCAGCAGGATCGTATTGGGTCTGTGGTGGCGGGGAAGGATGCGGACCTGATGATCGTGAAGGGCGACCCTTCGACGCAGATTACGGATATCGAGAACGTCGAGATCGTGCTGAAGGATGGGATGGCTTATGACTCGAATAAGCTGCTGGATTCAGTTAAGGGGCGCTATGGGCAGTACTAA
- a CDS encoding winged helix-turn-helix domain-containing protein produces the protein MIQARSFTQMEGMSQVARFSIYSLDLVTLELRRKGQRCALQEQSARVLAVLLSPPGDLVTRERLREELWPDTAYFDYEHAINKAISQIRKALGDDSRSCRFIETVPRQGYRFCGDAHMDAAASVERTVEPISMKVLSGTEHSVPARLVVAEAVPVEGTEVSVGATSAWKRYAFLSVAICVLVLIGLFAARHIWRSRAAVSPESPLILGMLPFETESDAAKAIAENLRFDLSDSLGQVPGLQVRAAHSFTTAPRDNASMRSLASTAGLDVILLGRLEVNGTNCLLHFEVVRAKDNSHIADLSFVGNVNQLHSLRDRVQYAVYTTLGGKPGTLQHIQQRTANPEAYEAYLDGRHYLQARTDDSLNHAMDRFQHAAALDPKFASAYAGMANVYLIFADRGEIPNGFDMAQRLANKALSIDQSSAQAHAILGCTAQSRGWDSVTAERELRLAVDLDSGEAVYHIWLATLLSIQGKADESLQQIALAESDDPFWPPVYQAAAFVAANAGKNQLMLADAGKMVELTPRWPIAADQLAWAFWYSHRYSDAIAEWQRMAQLSNDADRLALEAAGEQAFSKGGATAYAKVRLAALNTKSGHNYHDKTIEQAEWNVYAEQPGRALEILSAMVQEHDPAAITMAVDPAFVSLHTDGRFLDLLQRVGLPNVVPIESKRTSR, from the coding sequence ATGATTCAAGCGAGGTCCTTCACGCAGATGGAAGGCATGAGCCAAGTTGCCAGATTCTCGATCTATTCGCTGGATCTTGTGACGCTGGAGCTGAGACGTAAAGGCCAGCGATGCGCGCTGCAGGAGCAGAGCGCTCGCGTGCTGGCGGTGCTACTGTCTCCGCCGGGCGACCTGGTCACCCGGGAGCGGCTCCGCGAGGAGCTGTGGCCGGATACGGCTTACTTCGACTACGAACATGCCATCAACAAGGCGATCAGTCAGATTCGCAAGGCTCTGGGAGACGACTCGCGCTCCTGCCGCTTCATTGAGACCGTGCCGCGCCAGGGATATCGCTTCTGTGGCGATGCACATATGGATGCTGCGGCGTCCGTGGAACGGACCGTTGAACCGATTTCCATGAAGGTGCTTTCAGGCACAGAGCACTCCGTGCCGGCGCGACTGGTTGTGGCCGAAGCGGTGCCTGTGGAGGGAACCGAGGTGTCGGTCGGGGCGACGTCTGCCTGGAAGAGATATGCCTTCTTGTCTGTCGCTATTTGTGTGCTGGTGCTGATTGGCTTGTTCGCGGCTCGGCACATTTGGCGAAGCCGAGCTGCTGTCAGCCCGGAGTCTCCGCTCATCCTGGGGATGCTCCCTTTCGAGACCGAGTCTGACGCAGCGAAGGCGATCGCTGAAAATCTTCGCTTCGATCTTTCCGACTCACTGGGGCAGGTGCCCGGACTGCAAGTTCGTGCGGCGCACAGTTTTACGACAGCCCCGCGCGACAACGCCAGTATGAGGTCGCTCGCTTCTACGGCCGGGTTGGATGTGATTCTGCTGGGGCGGCTCGAAGTGAATGGCACGAACTGTCTCTTACACTTCGAGGTCGTTCGGGCGAAGGATAATAGCCATATCGCGGATCTAAGCTTCGTGGGGAATGTGAATCAACTTCACTCCCTTCGTGATCGGGTACAGTATGCGGTCTACACCACGTTGGGAGGAAAGCCGGGCACGCTGCAGCACATTCAACAGCGGACTGCCAATCCGGAAGCCTATGAGGCCTATCTCGACGGCCGCCATTATCTCCAGGCTAGAACGGACGATTCACTGAATCATGCGATGGACCGATTTCAGCATGCGGCCGCGCTGGACCCAAAGTTTGCGAGCGCTTATGCGGGGATGGCCAACGTTTACCTGATCTTTGCCGATCGTGGCGAGATTCCGAATGGCTTCGATATGGCACAACGTTTAGCCAACAAGGCCCTCAGCATCGACCAAAGCTCGGCCCAGGCTCACGCCATTCTGGGCTGCACGGCGCAGTCCAGGGGCTGGGATAGTGTGACTGCCGAGCGTGAACTGCGGCTTGCCGTGGATCTGGACTCGGGTGAAGCTGTTTATCACATATGGTTGGCGACGCTGCTTTCCATCCAAGGCAAAGCAGACGAAAGCTTGCAGCAGATTGCGCTGGCTGAGAGCGACGATCCGTTCTGGCCACCGGTCTACCAGGCTGCGGCTTTTGTCGCTGCCAACGCAGGCAAGAATCAACTCATGCTGGCCGATGCAGGGAAGATGGTTGAGCTGACGCCTCGGTGGCCTATTGCGGCTGATCAGCTTGCGTGGGCTTTCTGGTACTCGCACCGTTACTCCGACGCCATTGCGGAGTGGCAGCGGATGGCGCAGCTTTCGAACGACGCCGACCGGTTGGCCCTTGAAGCTGCGGGAGAGCAAGCTTTCAGCAAGGGCGGAGCAACGGCGTATGCGAAGGTTCGGCTGGCCGCACTGAACACCAAGTCTGGCCATAATTATCACGACAAGACGATTGAACAAGCGGAGTGGAATGTTTACGCCGAGCAACCGGGGCGTGCGCTCGAGATACTTTCCGCTATGGTTCAAGAGCACGATCCAGCTGCCATTACCATGGCAGTGGACCCTGCCTTCGTATCGCTTCACACGGACGGACGCTTTCTCGATTTGCTTCAGCGAGTCGGACTTCCGAACGTGGTTCCGATCGAGTCGAAGCGGACCTCTCGTTAG
- a CDS encoding FG-GAP-like repeat-containing protein, translated as MFKTISRHGLAALFATLLLAGNLTAQQTTSATPFSGRPAPWTRLATETPSTQALVDRTSATAYPMAPQPKAVNGYTFPGFVAPLRTGIGNGDGSETFGGVLSADIDGKNGIDVVTIQGDGILTVDLNDGKGNLSQASLNTSGSGANIVQAFVQDLNGDGLPDIVATSNTLPGYFVWMNQGNGVFGTVTKVAITAPTGITVRPIMGAMTVGDVNGDGKADLVLPISYISGSGSVGYTTTMVLYSYTGNGDGTFAAVPKSTLYTIPGYYIFQGGRSIALSDLSHHGALDAVLEMYQPPPGVTNYFFDIATVKGNGDGTFGPLVFAAKSIASTQYGRGSLLVRDFNNDGNPDVLFADAYTTVDICYGVGDGTLQPAVSAIANVGVSSLTAGDFNKDGVLDIITFRGGAAQVYLGTGSGSFKQTPTAQYAGSQGGNQVESAVDFDSDGNLDFFWVDPFYNSINIFLGKGDGTFRGAPAIAPANTTATLPNNTQSAFGFQVLAVGDYNGDGSTDIFAEESGYVDIGLSDRKGGFVFTRSLDSQNLTSVDFVEPLHVDLNGDGKDDIVMATLTGVRVFLSKGDGTLSTPVNTTIPISLGCTLNLASAGDLNGDGFADLVIAYGGNASCYATGTTPSGFAVLLGNGKGGFTSSLFTAFGGDLYQASLADINKDGKLDLVLNDLASGKNVITVIPGNGDGTFNTTAAHVVWTGIYRVSDVQIADTNGDGSLDLMMAYAGQSIASTTAPSGVLNLLGNGDFTFKSPVYALQGVAGQTAVLSDVNGDGLPDYIIPLSTQTTLISGVTVLINAGGGAFNAPILYTQPLDVLFDRDKLIFAGDFNGDGAQDIILGGGAGLVPSMLFLNNAGLSLTLGATSTSVVQGTPVNLFVEPNLLSTGNLSGTVTFASNGASIGTASWNSNVALLSTSSLPLGANKITATFPGDGTHAAASAAPITVTITAPPAAFSLTGAVQSVSVTQGSSASVALTLQANAGFAGPVTFACTNLPAGATCTFDSQTLTLAAGASAATKVTIATTGSASLQTLGPLSIGTGVSLAGLFALLLPTGRSRKKLYSLMMLLVTLAGAASLSGCGGSGNSGTPTGTALVTITATGVSGTTQVVNSILVAVTVANR; from the coding sequence ATGTTCAAGACAATCTCTCGCCACGGACTCGCAGCTCTCTTCGCTACATTGCTCCTTGCCGGCAATCTAACCGCGCAGCAGACCACTTCGGCGACTCCCTTCTCTGGTCGCCCCGCACCCTGGACGCGGCTGGCCACGGAGACGCCGTCCACTCAAGCTCTCGTGGATCGCACCTCGGCAACCGCCTATCCCATGGCGCCTCAGCCCAAAGCCGTGAATGGATACACCTTCCCGGGATTCGTAGCTCCGCTTCGCACAGGCATTGGAAACGGTGACGGCTCCGAGACCTTTGGCGGTGTGCTGTCGGCGGACATCGATGGGAAGAATGGGATCGACGTCGTCACCATCCAGGGCGATGGCATCCTCACCGTTGACCTCAATGATGGCAAAGGCAACCTCTCACAGGCGTCGCTCAATACCTCCGGATCGGGAGCAAACATCGTCCAGGCATTCGTACAGGATTTGAATGGAGATGGCCTTCCGGATATAGTAGCGACCAGCAATACCCTACCCGGCTACTTCGTCTGGATGAACCAGGGCAATGGAGTCTTCGGCACCGTCACCAAGGTCGCCATCACAGCGCCAACTGGCATCACCGTACGGCCCATCATGGGTGCGATGACTGTCGGCGATGTGAACGGTGATGGAAAGGCAGACCTCGTTCTCCCCATCAGCTACATCTCCGGCAGCGGCTCGGTTGGTTACACCACCACCATGGTCCTGTATTCGTACACGGGGAATGGCGATGGCACCTTCGCAGCAGTCCCCAAATCCACCCTCTACACAATCCCGGGGTATTACATTTTCCAGGGAGGTCGTTCCATCGCGCTCTCGGATCTGAGCCACCACGGCGCACTGGATGCGGTCCTTGAAATGTATCAACCACCTCCAGGCGTAACCAACTACTTCTTCGACATTGCCACCGTTAAAGGAAACGGCGATGGCACCTTCGGTCCCCTCGTCTTTGCCGCCAAAAGCATTGCGAGCACTCAGTATGGACGCGGTAGCCTGCTGGTCCGGGACTTCAACAATGACGGTAACCCGGACGTACTCTTCGCGGATGCTTACACCACCGTTGATATCTGCTATGGCGTTGGCGATGGCACCTTGCAACCCGCGGTCAGCGCCATTGCCAATGTAGGCGTCTCCAGTCTTACCGCCGGCGACTTCAACAAAGATGGCGTCCTGGATATCATCACCTTCCGTGGTGGAGCAGCACAGGTCTACCTTGGAACCGGCAGCGGCAGCTTCAAGCAGACACCCACCGCACAATACGCAGGCAGCCAGGGCGGCAATCAGGTGGAAAGCGCCGTGGACTTTGACAGTGACGGAAATCTGGACTTCTTTTGGGTCGATCCGTTCTACAACTCCATCAACATCTTCCTCGGAAAAGGCGACGGAACCTTTCGCGGCGCACCCGCAATCGCTCCCGCCAACACCACCGCAACGCTACCCAACAACACCCAATCCGCATTCGGCTTTCAGGTCCTCGCCGTTGGCGATTACAACGGAGACGGCAGCACCGACATCTTCGCTGAGGAGTCGGGATATGTCGATATCGGTCTCAGCGATCGCAAGGGCGGCTTCGTCTTCACGCGTAGCCTCGATAGCCAGAACCTCACCAGCGTAGACTTCGTCGAGCCGCTCCACGTAGACCTGAACGGTGACGGTAAAGACGACATCGTCATGGCAACCCTCACCGGCGTTCGTGTCTTCCTCTCCAAGGGAGATGGAACCCTCAGCACGCCCGTCAATACGACCATTCCCATCAGCCTTGGCTGCACACTCAACCTCGCCTCAGCCGGCGATCTCAACGGCGATGGATTCGCCGATCTGGTTATCGCCTATGGCGGCAACGCCTCCTGCTACGCCACCGGAACCACACCCTCTGGCTTCGCCGTCCTGTTGGGCAACGGCAAAGGCGGCTTCACCTCCTCGCTCTTCACCGCGTTTGGCGGGGATCTTTATCAGGCCAGCCTCGCGGATATCAATAAGGACGGCAAGCTTGACCTCGTTCTCAACGACCTCGCCAGCGGAAAGAACGTCATCACCGTCATCCCGGGTAACGGAGATGGCACCTTCAACACGACAGCCGCGCACGTTGTATGGACCGGCATCTACCGCGTCTCGGACGTGCAGATCGCTGACACCAACGGCGACGGCTCTTTGGATCTCATGATGGCTTACGCCGGGCAGTCGATCGCCAGCACCACCGCTCCGTCCGGGGTTCTCAATCTCCTCGGAAATGGGGACTTCACCTTCAAGTCACCCGTATACGCGCTCCAGGGCGTAGCTGGACAGACCGCCGTCCTCTCGGACGTCAACGGCGACGGACTGCCGGACTACATCATCCCGCTCAGCACGCAGACCACCCTCATCTCCGGCGTAACCGTGCTGATCAACGCGGGCGGCGGAGCCTTCAACGCTCCCATCCTCTACACCCAGCCGTTGGACGTCCTCTTCGATCGCGATAAGCTCATCTTCGCCGGAGACTTCAATGGCGATGGCGCACAGGACATCATCCTGGGCGGCGGCGCAGGTCTCGTCCCCAGCATGCTCTTCCTCAACAACGCAGGTCTGAGCCTCACCTTGGGCGCAACCTCAACCTCGGTCGTTCAGGGAACTCCAGTCAATCTCTTCGTGGAACCGAACCTGCTCAGCACCGGCAATCTCAGCGGAACCGTAACCTTCGCCTCCAACGGCGCCTCCATCGGCACCGCATCCTGGAACTCCAACGTAGCCCTCTTGAGCACATCCTCACTCCCTCTCGGAGCCAACAAGATCACAGCAACCTTCCCCGGGGACGGCACGCATGCTGCCGCAAGTGCCGCTCCAATCACGGTCACCATCACCGCTCCACCTGCCGCGTTCAGCCTCACAGGAGCCGTGCAGAGCGTCAGCGTTACCCAGGGAAGCTCAGCATCCGTAGCCCTCACCCTGCAGGCAAACGCCGGCTTCGCAGGGCCAGTGACCTTCGCCTGCACCAACCTGCCTGCCGGTGCAACCTGCACCTTCGATTCGCAAACCCTCACACTTGCAGCAGGCGCAAGCGCAGCCACAAAGGTGACGATCGCCACCACGGGTTCGGCCTCACTGCAAACGCTTGGTCCACTCAGCATCGGCACCGGAGTTTCGCTCGCCGGTCTCTTCGCTCTGCTGCTGCCAACGGGACGTTCCAGGAAGAAGCTTTACAGCCTCATGATGCTTCTTGTAACGCTGGCCGGCGCTGCCTCACTCTCCGGCTGCGGGGGCTCAGGCAACTCCGGAACACCAACCGGCACGGCCCTCGTCACCATCACTGCAACCGGCGTCTCGGGTACAACTCAGGTAGTCAACTCCATCCTCGTCGCAGTCACAGTCGCAAACAGGTAA
- a CDS encoding Ig-like domain repeat protein: MQAALLLTTATLGVAQSQRTAAKPLPQITHAVDESQRARISGGLTAQTATATDQGALADGAPLDGIILMLKRTDAQEQVLQALMAAQQTPASPEYHHWLTPDEFGARFGVADQDLATVSSWLGSKGFKVDSVARSRMSISFSGTAGQLKSAFSTEMHQYLTTDGTRHHAANSELSMPEALTPVVQGIASLSDFRLKAMHKTLGVVSRNRATGASRLVAQSTAVRDQAEGNQASVPQLTNAGSPAYVIAPADFATMHNVTPLWNAGIDGTGQTIAIVAKSDVLNSDVDSFRSSFGLPATKLNHIYVGGQNPGLASSEVEAVLDVEWSGAVAKNATIDLVVASDSATTDGIILSAQYIVDNNVAPILSMSWGECELGMGASEAQYVNTLWQQAAAQGVSVIVATGDAGSDVCDQGSTYGVYGLSVNGFASTPYNVALGGTDLNVSYTNPAPYWNTTNASGTMQSAKSYIPEVPWNDGCGNPLILAALQAEGVTDATTAALCNDSKYYTGFHKVEGGSGGASNCTVSTYVSSSNFTCTSGVAKPSWQTAVPGIPTDGVRDLPDVSLFAGSGLWGSAYAICESDQSPDGTCDFTNPADVAYLAAGGTSFGTPAFAGIMALVNQKQSSFQGNPNPVLYQLAARQYNNSTTSGSCTAENAATGNSCYFYDTTKANNAAPCYKGSKDCVTIGANSYGIQSGWNAGTGYDLATGLGSLNVSNLVNNWSAVTTGTLATTSVVKLSQATIGYGSPISGTITVASTSGTPTGDSSVLTDSYANGPYTLASGTASFSAPGLPAGTHAFTARYAGDGTYLPSTSAAVSVVVSKAASTLSMALTRTSVTSGDFITVSSTIGTAVTSSSPTGLVTFTNSTTGATLGTATAQSSYDTAGHTTAIAGFTFNSNQLVSGKNIIMATYAGDGNYTSSSASSVTVTYVAAFNLTAAQTQLAVPTNSSASIALTLTPSGTALTSAVQFSCPTTLPAFLSCSFSPAVLPVGTKTTTTTLTLYAAPMAQASVTAPPVPGSAIAGIALAGLFFGLSFGLRKLSRGLVFLVAFTICLGLLSLSGCAGKGSPATSSVALTASAPTVAYGQSETFTASISNAPTATGQISFVDGGKQLGTQSLSGGTTTLTTTRLAVGVHSVTAVYSGDSNFATATSTAASAAVTYSLTVPVLATDNNGNAVTLNIPVVIQ, encoded by the coding sequence GTGCAGGCAGCCCTTTTGCTCACCACGGCCACCCTCGGGGTCGCGCAGTCGCAGCGGACAGCCGCCAAGCCTCTTCCTCAGATCACTCACGCAGTCGATGAGTCTCAGCGTGCCAGGATCTCCGGTGGACTCACCGCTCAGACGGCCACCGCCACGGATCAGGGCGCGCTGGCTGACGGAGCACCCCTAGACGGCATCATCCTGATGCTGAAGCGCACCGACGCTCAGGAGCAGGTGCTCCAGGCCTTGATGGCAGCACAGCAGACCCCCGCCTCTCCCGAATATCACCACTGGCTGACACCGGACGAGTTCGGTGCACGCTTCGGCGTAGCGGATCAGGATCTCGCCACCGTCAGCTCCTGGCTGGGCAGTAAAGGGTTCAAAGTTGACTCTGTCGCAAGAAGCCGCATGTCCATCTCATTCTCCGGAACCGCCGGTCAACTGAAGAGTGCCTTCAGCACGGAGATGCATCAATATCTGACCACGGATGGCACACGTCATCATGCGGCCAACAGCGAGCTCTCCATGCCGGAAGCTCTCACTCCGGTCGTCCAGGGGATCGCCAGCCTCTCTGACTTCCGTCTGAAGGCGATGCACAAGACCCTTGGCGTTGTCTCCCGTAATCGTGCGACCGGCGCTTCTCGCCTGGTGGCACAAAGCACCGCCGTCCGCGACCAGGCCGAGGGGAACCAGGCGTCCGTCCCTCAACTGACGAACGCCGGCAGCCCCGCGTACGTGATCGCTCCCGCAGACTTCGCCACCATGCACAACGTGACGCCGCTCTGGAACGCCGGTATCGATGGCACCGGCCAGACCATCGCAATCGTCGCAAAGAGCGACGTCCTCAACTCCGACGTGGATAGCTTCCGCTCCAGCTTCGGCCTTCCCGCAACCAAGCTCAACCATATCTATGTAGGCGGCCAGAACCCCGGACTCGCCTCCTCTGAAGTAGAAGCCGTCCTTGACGTCGAGTGGTCGGGCGCTGTCGCCAAGAACGCCACCATCGACCTCGTCGTAGCCTCTGACAGCGCAACCACCGACGGCATCATCCTCTCAGCTCAATACATCGTCGATAACAACGTCGCGCCCATCCTCAGCATGAGCTGGGGCGAGTGCGAACTGGGCATGGGAGCCTCGGAGGCTCAGTATGTGAACACCTTGTGGCAGCAGGCCGCCGCTCAGGGTGTCAGCGTCATCGTCGCCACCGGCGACGCCGGCTCCGACGTCTGCGATCAAGGCTCAACCTATGGCGTCTACGGACTCTCAGTCAACGGCTTCGCGTCGACACCCTATAACGTCGCACTCGGAGGAACAGACCTCAACGTCAGCTACACCAACCCCGCACCCTACTGGAACACCACAAACGCCAGCGGCACCATGCAGTCCGCAAAGTCTTACATCCCGGAGGTTCCCTGGAACGACGGCTGCGGTAACCCTCTCATCCTCGCAGCCTTGCAGGCAGAGGGCGTGACGGACGCAACTACGGCAGCGCTTTGCAACGATTCCAAGTACTACACGGGCTTTCACAAAGTGGAAGGTGGCAGCGGCGGCGCGAGTAACTGCACGGTCTCCACCTACGTCTCCTCCTCCAACTTCACCTGCACAAGCGGCGTCGCCAAACCTTCCTGGCAAACCGCCGTTCCCGGAATCCCAACCGACGGCGTCCGCGACCTCCCGGACGTATCCCTCTTCGCCGGCTCCGGTCTATGGGGCAGCGCGTACGCCATCTGCGAGTCCGATCAGTCGCCCGACGGCACATGCGACTTCACCAATCCCGCTGACGTCGCCTACCTTGCCGCGGGCGGCACCTCCTTCGGCACCCCGGCCTTCGCAGGCATCATGGCGCTTGTCAATCAGAAGCAAAGCTCGTTCCAGGGCAATCCCAATCCAGTCCTCTATCAATTGGCGGCCAGGCAGTACAACAACTCAACCACCAGCGGAAGCTGCACTGCTGAAAACGCCGCAACCGGAAACTCCTGCTACTTCTACGACACGACAAAGGCGAACAACGCGGCACCTTGCTATAAGGGTTCCAAAGACTGCGTCACGATCGGCGCCAACTCTTACGGCATCCAGTCCGGCTGGAATGCGGGCACTGGGTATGACCTCGCAACCGGTCTTGGAAGCCTCAACGTCAGCAACCTCGTCAACAACTGGAGCGCTGTCACCACCGGAACCCTTGCAACGACCAGTGTCGTCAAGCTCTCTCAGGCGACCATTGGCTATGGCTCACCCATCAGCGGAACCATCACCGTCGCCAGCACATCCGGCACTCCCACCGGTGATAGCTCTGTCCTGACCGATAGCTACGCCAACGGTCCATACACCCTCGCCTCAGGCACCGCATCCTTCTCCGCCCCCGGGCTCCCAGCCGGGACGCACGCCTTCACCGCTCGTTACGCGGGCGATGGAACCTACCTCCCCAGCACCTCGGCCGCCGTCTCCGTCGTCGTAAGCAAAGCAGCCTCAACCCTCTCCATGGCCTTGACCCGCACCTCCGTCACCAGCGGAGACTTCATCACGGTCTCTTCGACCATCGGCACCGCGGTCACCAGCAGCTCACCCACCGGCCTCGTCACCTTCACAAACTCCACCACCGGTGCCACACTCGGCACCGCTACCGCACAGTCCTCCTACGACACAGCCGGTCATACGACTGCCATCGCAGGCTTCACCTTCAACTCCAACCAGTTAGTAAGCGGTAAAAACATCATCATGGCAACCTACGCCGGAGACGGCAACTACACGAGTTCCTCTGCCTCCTCGGTCACAGTCACCTACGTCGCCGCCTTCAACCTCACAGCCGCGCAGACGCAGTTGGCGGTCCCCACCAACAGCTCCGCATCCATCGCTCTCACCCTCACCCCTTCAGGCACTGCGCTCACCTCGGCCGTGCAGTTCTCGTGCCCCACAACCCTGCCCGCGTTCCTGTCCTGCAGCTTCAGCCCCGCCGTCCTTCCTGTCGGAACCAAGACCACAACAACGACTCTGACCCTCTACGCAGCTCCCATGGCGCAGGCCTCGGTGACGGCACCGCCGGTACCGGGTTCCGCCATCGCGGGCATCGCCCTGGCCGGCTTGTTCTTCGGTCTTAGCTTTGGGCTTCGCAAGCTTTCAAGAGGTCTCGTCTTCCTAGTCGCCTTCACCATCTGCCTCGGCCTGCTATCGCTCTCGGGCTGCGCTGGAAAAGGAAGCCCCGCAACCTCATCTGTCGCCTTGACCGCCAGCGCGCCAACGGTCGCCTACGGTCAGTCGGAGACATTTACCGCAAGCATCTCGAACGCCCCTACGGCCACAGGACAGATCTCCTTCGTGGACGGAGGCAAACAGCTCGGAACCCAGAGCCTGAGCGGCGGCACCACAACCCTCACGACCACCAGGCTGGCAGTCGGCGTGCATAGCGTGACTGCGGTTTATTCAGGAGATAGTAACTTCGCAACGGCTACCTCGACCGCTGCATCCGCCGCCGTGACCTACAGCCTCACCGTGCCCGTGCTCGCCACGGACAACAACGGCAACGCCGTCACGTTGAACATCCCGGTGGTGATCCAATGA